The Brassica napus cultivar Da-Ae chromosome C7, Da-Ae, whole genome shotgun sequence genomic interval CCGTAAGTTAGAACTTAGAATTATCGAAAAAAACCAGCAACAATAGAAACTTGAGAGACGATGGGATCATCTAGAGAAGACTCGGAAGAGCAGTTCACTTTGAATACCAACTACTCGCCACCAGCTACCTGTGACTTGGGGACTCAACAACTCATTGCCAGACTTTctgcagaagaagaaaggaatgaTCTGAGAGCTGATGATGTTAATGATGGAAATAAGCAAGCACGGAAAAGAATGAAGATTATGCTGGTCGATTCAGAAGAAAAATCTGATGTTGAAATCACACCCCCAACCCGATCGAGCAAGCCTCACAGACAAACAACCTTTGGAACAGCCACGCGGAAGCCCATGTTACAATCCACTCTGGATGGTGGTAGTGGCTCGTTCGCACGGGCTCGTAGTCAGAAGAAGGCTCCATTGAAAGCCGTGATTAGGGGAGAGAGAAGAAAGGCATCAACTCAGGCCTTGTCTAGTGAGGCGCGGAAAAAGAAGGGCTCCTCTAGTCGGTCgcagaagaataagaagaaggtTGAAGAGGAGATACCGGATTTTGATGATGATTTGGAAGAAGTTGAGTTGGACGACCCTGAAATCGATTTGGAAGAGATGGAGAATAGGCAAAGGTCAGACGTCTGGAAGGATTTCACTGTGGTTGAAAAAATAAGTGGAGATTTGAAAGCTGTATGCAATCATTGCAGGAATGAGTATGCATGGTATTCTCACTCGCATGGAACAAGTGGGTTGAGGAGACATCGAGGAAGATGTAAAATGTATCCAAGGAATGGAGGAAGGCAGCAACAACTCAATACCGAGGGGAAAGTAGTATCTCGCAAGTACGATCATATTGTGTTTAGGCAGTTGGTAGCAAAGACAATTGTCCAGCATGATCTACCATACTCTTACGTGGAGTATGAAAGAGTGAGAGAGACATGGAAGTATTTGAATGTTGATGTTCAATTCATCTGTCGAAACACGGCGAAATCAGATGTGTATCGATTGTATGAAAGTGAGAGAGATACATTGAAACGGGAATTAGCGAGTCTTCCTGGACGAGTCTCCTTCACTTCCGACTTGTGGACGTCACTAAAACGTGAAGGGTACATGTGTGTGACAGCACATTACATTGATCGGAATTGGAAGTTGAACAGCAAGATCCAGTCATTTAGTGCTCTACCACCACCACATAACAGTATGAGTGTTGTGATTCACCTTCTTGAGTCGCTGAAAGAGTGGGGTCTCGAGAAGAAGGTGTTCTCTATCACATTAGATAATGCTTCAAGTAATGACTCGATGCAAGACATAGTCAAATCGCTGCTGTTGCTAAATGATGATTTGTTATGTGGAGGAGAATTTTTCCATATCAGATGTGCTGCCCACATCCTTAACCTGATAGTGCAAGATGGTTTGAACGTTATTAGAGGCGCTTTGCACAAAGTTAGAGAGAGTATTAAGTATGTGCTAGCATCGGAAGCGCGGGAAGAGTTGTTTGAAAAATGCGTGAATGCTGCAGGCATAAATGAAAACGCGGGTCTGATCTTGGATGTGCAGACAAGATGGAACTCGACTTACTTTATGCTTGAAAGAGCCATCAAGTATCGTAAAGCATTTGTTAAGTTGGAGACATTTGATAAGAGAGGTTATAAAGTGGCGCCTACGGCTGAGGAATGGACGCGAGCTGATACGATATGCCAATTTTTGTGCCCTTTCGCAGAGATCACAAAACTGATGTCAGGTGCTAATTACCCCACCTCGAACTTGTATTTTTATCAAGTTTGGTCCATCCATGAGTGGCTTCAAATGAATGAGTTCAGCGAGGATGAGATCGTCCGAAAAATGGTGCCACCATGAAAGAGAAATTTGATAAGTATTGGGATGAAGTTAGTGGTGTTTTTGCAATGGCAGCAGTCTTTGATCCACGTTTCAAGCTTTCAATTGTCGAGTGTTGCTTAGGAAAGCTTGACATGAGTACACGTGAAGTGAAGTTGAAGAACTTGCGCCAGAAGCTGAGTATTTTGTTCGAGTCTTACGACAAAAAATCCAAGGCTAACTCACCGTATACGGAGCCACGTGAGACGGTTCCACAAAATGTCACTGCTGCAGGTTCCATGGGACTGTTTGGAAACTACCAAGTGAGtatttaaaatcgtttttaaaGTAtcaactttctgttttttttttaaatcgtttcttgttttttttcttataatttcatAGGAATTCTTAAAATTTCGCAAAGTCAACGGAGCTGCTACTGGAAAGACAGCTCTAGAAGCTTATCTTGATGAACCTCCTTTGGACATTGATAGTTTAGAGAGCTTGGACATTCTCCAATTCTGGAAAACTAACACTCATCGTTACGGTAATTTGGCTGCAATGGCTTGTGATCTGCTCAGCATTCCTATCACAAAAGTGGCTTCAGAGTCCTCCTTTAGTATTGGGTCGCGAGTTCTTAACAAATACCGGAGCCGTTTACTCCCAAAAAATGTGCAAGCTCTGATATGCACAAGGAATTGGATAAAAGGATATGAGGCTTATGAAAATGGTAAATATCTCACATTATAATTAGTTGTATAGTATCACTCTTCAaccttcttcttattcttctgcGACCGACTAGAGGAGCCCTTCTTTTTCCGCGCCTCACTAGACAAGGCCTGAGTTGATGCCTTTCTTCTCTCTCCCCTAATCACGGCTTTCAATGGAGCCTTCTTCTGACTACGAGCCCGTGCGAACGAGCCACTACCACCATCCAGAGTGGATTGTAACATGGGCTTCCGCGTGGCTGTTCCAAAAGTTGTTTGTCTGTGAGGCTTGCTCGATCGGGTTGGGGGTGTGATTTCAACATCAGATTCTTCTTCTGAATCGACCAGCATAATCTTCATTCTTTTCCGTGCTTGCTTATTTCGATCATTAACACCATCAGCTCTCAGAtcattcctttcttcttctgcagAAAGTCTGGCAATGAGTTGTTGAGTCCCCAAGTCACAGGTAGCTGGTGGCGAGTAGTCGGTATTCAAAGTGAACTGCTCTTCCGAGGCTTCTCTAGATGATCCCATCGTCTCTCAAGTTTCTATTGTTGCTGGTTTTTTTCGATAATTCTAAGTTCTAACTTACGGCTGGTTCTAACTTCTAAGATACGTGACTAAGTGGAGGTAGGGTTTTTTACtaaagttaattttttaaattaaattttgtaaaattttgatacttaaaaaaaaaaaatagaagttacgtgcttgaggacaagcaacaTTAACATTCTCAAGACAACAAGCATCTAACAACAGATCAAGCCATTCCTATCAATTCTTACTAGTTCTCAAACAACAAGCATCTAACAACAGATCAAGCCATTCCTATCAAATAAGCATCTAACAACAGCTCAAGCCATTCCTATCAATTCTTACTAGTTCTCAAACAACAACCATCTAAGTATCTAACAACATGATCGAGTTCTAACTTCTAAGCCAGACAATGAGTTAACCTATCTAAACAGTCAGTCATATCTAAACAGCGAGTTCTACTAGCTAAACCGTGAGTCCTATCAATGCTTACTAGGTCTACTAACCCGAGGTCCTTAGCTGTTAGTTCGCCATCACTCCAACGCCTACGAGTTCACCATCACTCGAGACAACACACGTCTTGACttcaaagagaagaagaagatgaacgaGTCGCCTCCTTGTTCACCATAACTCCAACCCCTCAAAACAAACCACAAAACGAAGACAACGACTATGAATTAGTGAATTGTTTCAAAGAAACGAGCACAAACTACAGATCGCTAAACTCCAATGTCTCTAGAACAAATCACAAACTACTTTGTGCTAAACTCCAATGTCTCAAGCACAACCCACAAAAATACATAACATGTACTTGCCGTGAGAAGAACTGCCGTCGTCGGAGCTCAGGTGATGGAACAGGCGTCGAACCTCAGGTAATGGAACCGTCGTCGGAGCTCAGCTGATGGAACCGTCGTCGGAGCTCAGGTGATGGAACGAAGACAAAGAGAGGCTTCGGTGGTGGAACGACAAGGAAGAGAAGCTCATGAGTAAGAACCGCCCGCGTCGGAGCTCAGGTGATGCCGTCGGAGCTCAGGTAATGGAACCGTCGTCGGAGCTCAGCTGATGGAACGAAGACAAAGAGAGGCTTCAGTGGTGGCACGACAAGGAAGAGAAGCTCCGATGATTCACtagattgacaaaaaaattcaaaagcaaGTTGTCCAAAAGAAACAGCCGTGTAATGTCCGATCTGTGAAGATAAGAAGAAGAACCTTACAAGTTGTACATGCATGTCTCAACTGTGAAGCTTATAAGCTCATGAAGagacattgaagaagaagaatcgacTTTGTTGGAGCTTTCTCTGCTTAGCTTCTATGGTGAAGATCGAATACTATGTGGTCAGCACCGGACATCGAACGGCCGTGGTCGGAGGCTTGGAGCTCCATTTCTTCACGCGGTGAACTACATCGTCATCGCTTTCTccgttcatctttttctttttgttttttcggGTGAAGAGGCAGAATCGCAAATGACGAAAGGAAAGCGGGATCTAGGGCATCCCGCGGTTCGGATTGGGCCGTCCCGCGTAGAGCCCGATACCAACCAAGCCTCAGCCCGCAAGGCCCGCTATTTTGCGGGTTGTAGATAACTCGGCCCAAACCCGCCCCACACCAAGCCTTAACAAGCCCAGGCCCGCGGTCCAGTACATCCATTGCCATCCCTATCTTAAACACAAAtcaattgtaattttttaaaatttacagaaGATGAAATTGATCCTGAAGAGGAGACATTGCCATCTTTTGACTCTATTGCCAATGAGGAAAATGATGATGAGGAAGTTTGATATCTTTTTTGATTtgctgttttgttttatttcaattTCTTGGATTTGTTTCAGTACTATGATTggttttttttgcttttattacATTGGTGTTTTGGTTAAGACAATATGAAGTCCAattgcttttcttttttcttatcagCAAAGTGAATGTTGCTTTTCTAAACTACATTTACATGACCATAATCTTATACACGACAACAAAGTCTGATGGTTGACTCTACATATACACGACCATAATCTTATACACGACCAGTGAGTGATGATCACTTTGGTTGCATTGAAGCATTAATAGAGATAAGATAAGAGAGGTATTGGGTTGACGCTATGGACTACTTGTGTTCTGTTTGTTTTAGCTTGACAAGTCTGATTGTTGACTCTCATGATGTTTGGTGTTTTGTTTGACGTCTCGTAGAAGCATAAGCAGCTTGAAGCAGCTTGTATGGTGTTTTCTGTGACGTCCCGCGGGATAGCCCGCGAAGGCTTACACTTTTTGCGGTACGGGATTGGGCAGCTAGTTTAAAGACCGCGTCCCGCGCGTGACGGTCCCGCCGTGTACCGCCAGAAGAGAAACGCGCAGCGGGTCGGGACGGGACGGGACGGGAGAGCCCAATTGCCATCCCTATCCACAACagaacaaatataattattttgtaaatgaaaTCTACCTGCACCTTGTGAACTGATCATCATTGACGATTTCTATTTAAattaggtgatgattgtttcagtagtttttagttttagtttttggtttttagattttagtttttggtttttaaattttggtttttagattttggtttttggtttttggtttttgattttagattttggtttttggatttgttgtattttttaaaaaatttcaaaaattaactaatacgttattttaaaataatataataaaatagcaataaatatttagattttacaattaaaatttatcaaaatactgtgattattattttaaaataaaatgcaataacatattttaattattagatttttataaaaaatatattatagtaaaatataaatcatcaaatatatataaaattacacaaaaataaaaatattaaattttgaaactacttagaaatttttcttatataaattatttttaatttttaaaacttgaatggaaataatttttcttatataaatattataaatgatacaaaaataaaaatacataaaattttgaaaataattataaattttcttatataaattatttatattttcttaaagttgAATGGCGATTTTTATAATTCAGgattatacaatatattttattaataaaacatattatgtttttataattttttttgttatttttaatgtgactaataattattaaaataattcaattgttttatttatagaaactaataactaagttttaaaattaaataatattatttataaaatatataaatttaattacagatatgaaacacaaattaaaatatttcacattattgtttaaatgatatctaatgtacaaaatattttatgataattttaatttttatgaaaaagtatttattaattattaattaattataatgtagtagtttctacaaaaaaaaatcaaaattcgtttttcttcgtaaaaactCACAAAAGTTGcttttggtttttcttcataaattggttaaacttttcaaaaaccaTTTTTCCTAAATTTTAGGAAATCTATTTATTGAAAATCTTGATTGACAACTCAaatggtttttacaaaaaacaaaaataaaaaccaaaaacttgattggatgaaaaatggtttctacagaaacaaaaaccaaaaactaaatcaaaaatcacaaacaatcaaacttgattttagggtatatttaattatgagttcataatccaatattttttttttagtttgatcAGAGATTATGGGTTTGTGACCCGATTGAGACCTTTAAATTAAACAAAGCTATTCGATCCTGGAAACTAATAGTTCTGATTCGTTCCTTGACCACcgtcaaaaaaaattgatgatctCATAGGtgtttgatttagaattttccGGGTAAATGCTTTACTACTACTTTCACTTGCGCTATTTGAACTATGCTCTAGATAAATCAAAGGCTAAATCGTAATATCAAATGAATCTTGTTTTACGATATTTTAGTGTATGAGTTTTACATGAACCGAATTCGAATCCAAATGGATATCTGAAACactcataaattcaaaattcaattaaaaaatcataccAAACTCAAGACCAATCCcgaataaatatacaaaatactCTAAAATACTACTGAGTACCTAAAAAGTATCTATTACAAGAATAATTAACTTAAATACttagttttgtattttgtaacatattgatgttttatgttttggcaATTGCATTTGAAGTTCAGTTTATGAATAAGTTTGATATTGAAGTTTAAACAATGTGgctttattttaaagtttaaataatGTTTCTTACGTTTATAGAGTTGTTaattgataattttaatttgtttatgtttctCTCCTATTTAATACCATTTATGAAATACGTTTTTGTTAGTGTAAATTATTTAAACTTGTCAAGCTTACAAATTAAATTGTGTACTTTCGAAtcacaaataaatatttggGGAACTGAAACCCAAAGATAAAACGAGTTCAACTGTTTGTGATGTATTTACTATATCTGAACTGAACTCGACGAAATTTAAACACAATTCGaaccaaattttaaaatgaaaggaatattttttttccaaataatcAAAATCCGATTGAACTCGAACCGAAACCTAATTTATCCACACGGTGAAGCCTTGAGAAATTGACTAGGCTTTGAAAAGTGGCCCTAGACCAAATTAATACCATGAACAAATTACAATTCCATTACAACAATAATTGGGTTCCACAACTTTTGTCATATCAAACTAAACCGGAAGTTCAAAAAACTTTTTAACCTTTAAAGACTGCGATACAGCCAATGGCTTCCCcggaaaaggagaagaagacgaagCAGGAGCTGCTGCCTTCACCTCCCGATGATTTGTCATTGAGCTGCTTTGCACGCATCTCAAGATTGTACCATCCAACTCTCTCCCTTGTCTCCaagattttttcttctttccttgCTTCACCGGAGCTATACAAGACCCGATCACTCTTGGGCTGCACCAAGACTTGTCTCTACGTTTGCTTTCAGTCCGCTACTAAATGTAGTTGGTTCACCCTCTGCCGCAAGCCTGACCAAACCACCCAAGCCAAATCAAATGGGTACGTTTTAGCTCCAGCCTCCACTCTCCATACTCCGCATGCGATGCCAATGTCCTCGGGTATTGTAGCGGTTGGTTCTGATATCTACAACATCggatcttcctcctcctctagAGTCTTGATTCTTGATTGTCGGTCTCACACGTGGCACGAGGGTCCAAGCTTGTGTGTCAAGCTACATACACTCTCTGCTAGCGTTGTTGATCGAAAGATATATGTAGCAGGAGTCCAATTCTACGCCTTGAAGAACTCATTCAAGGTGTTGGACACTCTAAAACCACAAGTTGTTTGGGATGATCATGTGCCGCCCATCAGCGAGACGACAACATGAGAAGCGCATGTCTTGACGGAAAGTTCCACGTGGCGACTAAAAACTATAAGGTGGTGTGTTACAACTCCTAGAAAGGTAAGTGGGATGATCTGACCAGCAGCGGAAAGATGACTTCCTTTTGGTTCAAAGATTGTTATTGCGTGATAGAGAATGTGTTGTACTCTGTTAACGACTGTACCTTCAGATGGTACGACACCGAGGTAAACATgtggagagaggtttgaaggaaAACTACCTAATTTTGATGGTGGCGTCTCTGTTACATTGGCTGATTATGGTGGCAAGATGGTTGTCCTGTGGGACCAGAATACTGGTAATCACAAAAGGAACAAACagaataggaaaaaaaaaagggcaaatctccaaaataacacctttctaagtttatatcacaaaagtagcactcaaaaactaaaatgaccaaaatagcacctttctaagtttatcctttgaaaattttaattttttttatttttcaaaatttgaaatcttatccccaaaacctcatttctcaactctaaaccctaaaccctaaactctaaaccctaaaccctaaactctaaaccctaaaccctaaaccctaaccctaaaccataaaccctaaactctaaaccctaaaccctaaaatctaaaccctaaaccctaaaatctaaaccctaaaccctaaaccctaaaccttaaatcctaaaccccaccctttaactctaaaccctaagtttgtgacttttgataaaaaaattttgtgacttttgactttgagtgctagtttgggaacataaacttgatttagtgctatttttgtctttttctcaaaaaaaaatgagagggaataaaataaagagaaaaaaacaaaattagcactaaatcaagtttttgttcccaaactagcactcaatgtcaaaagtcacaaaaatagcacttaatgttttatcaaaagtcacacacttagagtttagagttaaagggtggggtttaggatttagggtttagggtttagggtttagagtttagggtttagggtttagggtttagggtttagggtttagagttgaaaaatgaggttttgggataagatttcaaattttgaaaaataaaaaaattaaaattttcaaaagataaaatgctattttggtcattttagtttttgagtgctatttttgtgatataaacttagaaaggtgttattttggaaatttgccctaaaataaaaggaaaatctATTTTCTCCTAATTTGTCAAGAAATAATTGTAGTCTTTTATTCTTTAAATCTTAAGGTaacaaatattccttgtaaatggTGCAAATTATAAGGAATGCCGTCCATTCTCTTGGTCACCATCTGAAACCTAAGATGATTTGGTGTGCTGTGATTATGCTTAAAAGGCCGAAAACTGGTGAAGTTTGGGGAGAAGTAGAGTGGTGTGACATTTACTTGTTTGATGAATGGCTTGAACGGTCATATACTTGTCATCTTTTGATGAATTTACACATGAAAACATAATGATAACATTTACTTGGGTTTTCACTTCAAATAGAAACATCTTTTGAACAATAAGATATCAATCTAACCCAAAACAAATGTCAAACCTCTGCGGAAACTGTTTGAACAATACTTGAAACCTTTTTCTCTATCTCCACACAAATATGAAATATCAAAGGGGTCACGAGGGAAAACTGTACTTTCTCGAACCCTGAATTCACCCAACTCAAACCTgttaaattaaaatgaattgtgtatatctctctctctctacaagtTTTGGTTTAGGCTTTGTGCCACATGTTGTCACCCAGATGAGCTGGATTTGCCTTCTTTCTCTGGAACTTGTGGCAAGAGGTTCAAGAAGCTTCCTTGGTGACTTGTGTTGCTGCTCGCTGATTCATCCTctatcaaatgtttttttttttaaaacaatctaGTTAGagcttaatttatattattaataaaattaggtAAATCTTCAGCCAAATGAATTTACCAAAGAGAGATTTGATTGATGGCCGCTTTGGCTTtgtgctcttcttcttcagctcagCTGCAAGTTACAACAACAGCAAACGTTTTAGATTATAAGTCGAGTCAGTTATGTAAAGTGAAATTTACCTATCCCTGATAACTGATCTTCCTCTACGATTTCAACGTTCTTGTATGTATAACCCACAAAGTTTATGTCTTTAGATGAGAGCATCTGGAgagaagcaaacaaaaaaaaacaaagacaaagacAGTCTCATGTTAAGAATGCTAATAACAATATGCATGACTTCTTAGTTCATATAAAGTGAGACATGAAGTTGGGTACCTTTCTCCATGGACCTGATCTTGTCACCTTTGAAACTTGCTTGTCGGTCTGTTGACACAAGGAGTTAAAAAGATGAATATCAACAGCTTATACGCATCATGTTGGGTTGCTATCCTTTTTGTATACTTAAACAACCATCTTTCTGTTATTAGTTTACCTCATCAAACTTTTCAAAGTTCTGGGTGTCCAACTCGTCATTGACTTTGGGAATAAAAGCAGCCTTCATTTGATATAACTTTCCCCATTCCACACCTACGAACCAAGGATGATcctataaagaaagaaaaagagtttattaAGCATCTATCAATAGACCTTTAGAAAAGAGAAGTTCAAATCTTAAAGGTTGTTTAGATCACACAGCAAACCTTAATCTCATCTGCTCCTTTTGTTCCAAGCCTTTGTTCTACGTTACATAAGAGTCTACAGATAAGATCCTTAGCTTCTGGTGATAATCTAACCTCTTCCGgaaatttcaaataatttctCCAATTCACTATCTGCATTAGAAAAGAAAGAGCAAGAGACAATCAGATATGAGAAGAGAGTCATATAATTCAATAAGAAGGGAGGAATGTGCTTACCTTCCTACAAGTTGTCATTGGATCATCTGAATAAAAGGGTGGAAACCCCACAAGCATTTCATACATTATGGCACCAAGAGACCACCTAAAGGGGATCATTTCATCACATATAACTTATATCTTATATTGTAAAGAAACCAAATTGAAGAACAGAACATGAGCAAACAGTTGGCTTCACTTACCAATCACATTCCATTCCATACCCTTTCTTCAGCAAAACTTCTGGAGCAATATAATCAGGTGTTCCAACTGTTGAATAAGCCTGCAATTGATATATAACCTTTTATTTAGTAAAAGCCATATTTCAACAGAAAATTCTATATCGACAGAGAGAGAATCTTCCATAAGATAAACAGAGTAATGAACGATTTGCATAAACATAAAACTCACAAGCATCCTTCTATTTCTCTGCCAGTTTTGAAGCTGTTCCATTTGGGAGCGGCTGCGTCTAGATGCCACAGGGCGACCATCGCTTTGTAAAGCCCCACTAACGTTCTGCGCAAATGTGAAATCCTTTTCCTCCAGAATACTACAGTCTAATGGCTTGCATAACCCAAAATCTGATAGTTTCATGTGCCCGCTTCTGTCCAGTAGCAGATTATCAGGCTTTATATCTCTGTAACAAATAAACACTTAGAACAACAAAAAGGAAATAGGCACGCAAGAGCTATATACAAGTTTGTTAACTTGACTAGACCTGTGGATATAGTTGTGCTTATGAATGGACTCGATAGCTAGGACAGTCTCCCCAACATAAAACCTCGCCTCATCTTCGGTAAGTGTGTCTTTCCTCATAAGCAACGTCATCATATCTCCACCGGGAAGATACTCCATGATAAGATACAGATACTCTTCGTCTTGGAATGAACAATACAGCTTCACTATGCAATTGCTGTCAACCTCCGCAAGTAGATTCCTCTCTGCTTTCACATGTTCCacctgcaacaacaacaacaaaaaagaagcaaatcagatttcttgagcttcttcattgatagaaaaaaaacgaagataatatcaaaacaatacG includes:
- the LOC106421424 gene encoding F-box/kelch-repeat protein At5g51250-like produces the protein MASPEKEKKTKQELLPSPPDDLSLSCFARISRLYHPTLSLVSKIFSSFLASPELYKTRSLLGCTKTCLYVCFQSATKCSWFTLCRKPDQTTQAKSNGYVLAPASTLHTPHAMPMSSGIVAVGSDIYNIGSSSSSRVLILDCRSHTWHEGPSLCVKLHTLSASVVDRKIYVAGVQFYALKNSFKVLDTLKPQVVWDDHVPPISETTT
- the LOC106421486 gene encoding serine/threonine-protein kinase tricornered, coding for MDIVRGWLNKLKSKGKDKSSKKKETTTSKNVNEGSRTGGGEEAVSNVTKQKAAAAKQFIENHYKKQVQSQQQRQERRNMLENKLAAAEVSEEEQKNMLKDLEKKETEYMRRQRHKMGTDDFEPLTMIGKGAFGEVRICREKGTGHVYAMKKLKKSEMLRRGQVEHVKAERNLLAEVDSNCIVKLYCSFQDEEYLYLIMEYLPGGDMMTLLMRKDTLTEDEARFYVGETVLAIESIHKHNYIHRDIKPDNLLLDRSGHMKLSDFGLCKPLDCSILEEKDFTFAQNVSGALQSDGRPVASRRSRSQMEQLQNWQRNRRMLAYSTVGTPDYIAPEVLLKKGYGMECDWWSLGAIMYEMLVGFPPFYSDDPMTTCRKIVNWRNYLKFPEEVRLSPEAKDLICRLLCNVEQRLGTKGADEIKDHPWFVGVEWGKLYQMKAAFIPKVNDELDTQNFEKFDETDKQVSKVTRSGPWRKMLSSKDINFVGYTYKNVEIVEEDQLSGIAELKKKSTKPKRPSIKSLFEDESASSNTSHQGSFLNLLPQVPEKEGKSSSSG